The Kordia sp. SMS9 genome window below encodes:
- a CDS encoding Hsp20/alpha crystallin family protein, protein MNIVKRRNADFPSIFDELFQTDWFGGMANPATATKGTIPATNIKETADNFILEVAAPGKTKEDFKLSLDHDVLTISTEEKKEETKKEDNYTRREFSFSAFTRSFKLPQTVNKEEINATYTDGILHVTLPKREEDKVKPKRLIEIS, encoded by the coding sequence ATGAATATAGTAAAAAGAAGAAACGCAGATTTTCCATCAATTTTTGACGAATTGTTTCAAACAGATTGGTTTGGCGGAATGGCAAATCCAGCGACAGCTACAAAAGGAACTATTCCAGCAACCAATATTAAAGAAACTGCGGACAATTTCATATTAGAAGTAGCTGCACCTGGAAAAACGAAGGAAGATTTCAAACTTTCACTCGATCATGATGTGTTAACAATTAGCACAGAAGAAAAGAAAGAAGAAACAAAGAAAGAAGATAATTATACGCGTAGAGAGTTTAGCTTTTCAGCGTTTACACGTTCTTTCAAATTACCACAAACAGTAAATAAAGAAGAAATCAACGCTACGTATACAGACGGAATTTTACATGTTACGTTGCCAAAACGTGAAGAAGACAAAGTGAAGCCAAAGCGTTTGATTGAAATTTCATAA
- a CDS encoding alkylphosphonate utilization protein yields MSIERDLKKRSNNTCELCNSTEKLAMYHVPPNHAEQLEKSIYACETCISQIENPETMNANHWRCLNDSMWSEVKAVQIVAWRMLHRLKHEGWPQDLLDMMYLEEDDLTWAAATGEAEEEENTLKHVDVNGVQLQAGDSVVLIKDLNVKGAGFVAKRGTPVRNITLSHDNAEHIEGRVNGQHIVIITKYVKKT; encoded by the coding sequence ATGAGCATCGAAAGAGACCTAAAAAAGCGTAGCAATAATACTTGCGAATTGTGCAATTCCACTGAAAAACTAGCAATGTATCACGTGCCACCAAATCATGCTGAACAACTGGAAAAATCTATCTACGCATGTGAAACTTGTATTTCTCAAATAGAAAATCCTGAAACGATGAACGCGAATCATTGGCGTTGTTTGAATGATAGCATGTGGAGCGAAGTCAAAGCGGTTCAAATTGTAGCGTGGCGTATGTTGCACCGATTGAAGCATGAAGGCTGGCCACAAGATTTGCTAGACATGATGTATTTGGAGGAAGACGATTTGACTTGGGCAGCAGCCACAGGAGAAGCGGAAGAGGAAGAAAACACCCTCAAACATGTAGATGTAAACGGCGTACAATTGCAAGCTGGAGATAGTGTGGTTTTGATCAAAGACCTAAACGTAAAAGGTGCTGGATTTGTTGCGAAACGTGGAACGCCTGTTCGTAACATTACACTTTCACATGACAATGCAGAACATATAGAAGGACGTGTAAACGGACAACATATTGTGATTATTACAAAATATGTGAAGAAAACCTAA
- a CDS encoding short chain dehydrogenase, with protein MKILIIGGNGTIGKKLTEYFRQQHEVFIAGRTTGDVTVDISNSQSIQKMFDQVGTLDAIICAAGEATWKPFDELSEEDYYVGFKSKLMGQVNLVRIGQNYLNKGGSITLTTGILADEPVPMTASAAMVNGAIHSFVKAVILELEGNIRVNVVSSGLVEDAVEKYDAYFPGHNPIAMQKVVNAYRKSVDGRQTGEIIRIYN; from the coding sequence ATGAAAATCCTCATCATCGGCGGAAACGGAACCATTGGCAAAAAACTTACGGAATATTTTAGGCAACAGCACGAAGTGTTCATTGCAGGAAGAACGACAGGCGATGTTACTGTAGATATCAGCAATAGCCAAAGCATTCAAAAAATGTTTGATCAAGTTGGAACGCTCGATGCGATCATTTGTGCCGCAGGTGAAGCCACATGGAAACCGTTTGACGAACTTTCTGAAGAAGATTATTATGTAGGTTTTAAAAGTAAATTGATGGGACAAGTCAATTTGGTTCGCATTGGGCAAAACTACCTCAACAAAGGCGGTTCCATTACCTTAACCACTGGAATTTTGGCAGATGAACCAGTTCCGATGACGGCAAGTGCTGCGATGGTCAATGGTGCCATTCACAGTTTTGTAAAAGCAGTGATTTTAGAATTGGAAGGCAACATTCGTGTCAATGTCGTTTCTTCTGGTTTGGTGGAAGATGCAGTGGAAAAGTATGATGCATATTTTCCAGGACACAATCCTATTGCGATGCAAAAAGTTGTGAATGCGTATCGCAAAAGTGTGGACGGAAGACAAACAGGTGAAATTATTCGAATATACAACTAA
- a CDS encoding DUF1456 family protein — translation MALTNNDVFKKLRVALKLRDDDIVKILELVDFRISKSELGAFFRNEDHPKYKNCGDQILRNFLNGLVIHLRGPMPKKEVKPKSTQSTSKRKK, via the coding sequence ATGGCATTAACAAACAACGACGTTTTTAAAAAACTCCGTGTAGCTTTAAAGTTGCGCGATGACGATATTGTAAAAATATTAGAATTGGTAGATTTCCGAATTTCCAAAAGTGAACTAGGTGCATTTTTTCGCAATGAAGATCATCCAAAATATAAAAATTGTGGCGATCAGATTTTGCGAAATTTTCTAAATGGTTTGGTGATTCACTTACGCGGTCCGATGCCGAAAAAGGAAGTCAAACCCAAATCGACACAGTCTACTTCTAAACGAAAGAAATAA
- a CDS encoding cold-shock protein produces the protein MSKGTVKFFNDTKGFGFIVEEGSNKEHFVHISGLIDEVRQGDEVEFELTEGRKGLNAVNVRVI, from the coding sequence ATGAGTAAAGGAACAGTAAAATTTTTCAACGACACTAAAGGATTTGGATTTATCGTTGAAGAAGGTTCAAACAAAGAACATTTTGTACACATTTCAGGATTAATCGACGAAGTTCGTCAAGGAGACGAAGTTGAATTCGAATTAACAGAAGGTCGCAAAGGATTAAACGCAGTGAACGTAAGAGTAATTTAA
- the uvrB gene encoding excinuclease ABC subunit UvrB — translation MKFKIVSDFEPTGDQPQAIQQLTSGLETNEQYQTLLGVTGSGKTFTVANVIEKVEKPTLVLAHNKTLAAQLYSEFKQFFPENAVEYFVSYYDYYQPEAYIPTSGTYIEKDLSINEEIEKLRLSTTSSLLSGRRDVIVIASVSCLYGIGNPVEFQKNVIKLERDQVISRTKLLHRLVQSLYSRTTAEFTRGSFRVKGDVVDVFPGYADFAFRIHFFGDEIEEIESFDPGTNTVLEKYTQLNIYPANMFVTSPEVLQNAIHQIQEDMVKQVDYFKEIGKHLEAKRLEERTNFDLEMIRELGYCSGIENYSRYLDGRAPGTRPFCLLDYFPDDYLMVVDESHVTISQVHAMYGGDRSRKENLVEYGFRLPAAMDNRPLKFEEFEAIQNQVIYVSATPADYELHKTDGVYVEQVIRPTGLLDPVIEVRPSLNQIDDLVEEIHLRVEKDERVLVTTLTKRMAEELTKYLSRIQIRCRYIHSDVDTLERVQIMQDLRKGLFDVLIGVNLLREGLDLPEVSLVAILDADKEGFLRSNRSLTQTVGRAARNVNGKAIMYADKMTKSMQRTIDETAYRREKQIAYNAKHNITPKGLNKALSSILGKDDSLAWEDTIEAKAAAEPDLEYLTKAQIEKLIREKRKSMEAAAKELNFMDAAKYRDEIKVLQEKL, via the coding sequence ATGAAGTTTAAAATTGTATCTGATTTTGAGCCTACGGGCGATCAACCGCAAGCTATTCAACAACTTACATCCGGACTTGAAACGAACGAGCAATACCAAACATTACTCGGTGTGACAGGTTCAGGAAAAACGTTTACGGTTGCCAATGTGATTGAAAAAGTGGAAAAACCTACGCTAGTGTTGGCACATAACAAAACCTTGGCAGCACAGTTGTATTCAGAATTTAAGCAGTTTTTTCCTGAAAATGCGGTGGAATATTTTGTGTCGTACTATGATTATTATCAACCAGAAGCCTACATTCCAACTTCGGGAACGTATATAGAAAAAGACTTATCGATCAATGAAGAAATTGAAAAGTTGCGTTTGAGTACAACCTCTTCCCTACTTTCTGGTCGCCGCGATGTCATTGTGATTGCGTCGGTTTCGTGTTTGTACGGTATTGGAAATCCAGTGGAATTTCAGAAAAATGTCATAAAATTAGAGCGTGATCAAGTGATTTCGCGTACAAAATTATTGCATCGTTTGGTGCAAAGCTTATATTCACGTACCACAGCAGAATTTACACGCGGTTCGTTTCGTGTAAAAGGTGATGTCGTAGATGTGTTTCCTGGATATGCAGATTTTGCCTTTAGAATTCACTTTTTTGGAGATGAAATTGAAGAAATAGAATCCTTTGATCCAGGCACCAATACCGTGTTGGAAAAATATACACAACTCAATATTTATCCTGCTAATATGTTTGTGACTTCTCCAGAAGTATTGCAAAATGCTATTCATCAAATTCAGGAAGACATGGTGAAGCAAGTGGACTATTTTAAAGAAATTGGCAAACATTTAGAGGCAAAACGCTTGGAGGAACGCACGAATTTTGACTTAGAAATGATTCGTGAATTGGGCTATTGTTCTGGAATTGAAAACTACTCAAGATATTTGGACGGTCGTGCCCCAGGAACACGTCCTTTCTGTCTGTTAGATTATTTTCCAGATGATTATTTGATGGTCGTAGACGAAAGTCACGTAACAATTTCGCAAGTGCATGCTATGTATGGCGGCGATAGAAGCAGAAAAGAAAACTTGGTAGAATACGGTTTCCGTTTGCCTGCCGCGATGGACAACCGACCGTTGAAGTTTGAAGAATTTGAAGCGATTCAGAATCAGGTAATTTATGTAAGTGCCACACCAGCAGATTACGAATTGCACAAAACCGATGGTGTGTATGTAGAACAAGTCATTCGTCCGACAGGATTGTTGGATCCTGTGATAGAAGTGCGTCCAAGTTTGAATCAGATTGATGATTTGGTAGAGGAAATTCATCTGAGAGTTGAAAAAGACGAACGTGTGTTGGTGACGACGTTGACAAAACGAATGGCGGAAGAATTGACCAAATATTTATCGCGAATCCAAATTCGGTGTCGTTACATTCACAGTGATGTGGACACGCTAGAACGTGTACAAATCATGCAGGATTTACGAAAAGGTTTGTTTGATGTGTTGATCGGTGTGAATTTACTGCGTGAAGGATTGGATTTACCAGAAGTTTCCTTAGTTGCGATTTTGGATGCAGACAAAGAAGGCTTTTTACGTTCAAATCGTTCCTTGACACAAACCGTGGGAAGAGCAGCGCGAAATGTAAATGGAAAAGCGATTATGTATGCAGACAAAATGACTAAAAGTATGCAGCGAACCATTGATGAAACCGCATACCGAAGGGAAAAACAAATTGCATACAATGCAAAACATAACATTACGCCAAAAGGCTTGAACAAAGCTTTGAGTTCTATTCTTGGGAAAGATGACAGCTTAGCGTGGGAAGATACGATAGAAGCAAAAGCGGCGGCTGAACCCGATTTGGAATACTTAACCAAAGCGCAAATAGAAAAGTTAATTCGCGAAAAGCGGAAATCAATGGAAGCGGCTGCAAAAGAGTTAAACTTTATGGATGCTGCCAAATACCGTGATGAAATTAAAGTATTGCAGGAAAAACTGTAA
- a CDS encoding cyanophycinase: MKKTVFIFILLFISIAQAQKTAIIPAKGPEKGTLFLIGGGISETQARLFEKFAGGKDAPIVIIPTAMSDNEIAKNPDFSRIKKRFQKLGITNISILHTRNTKEANSDAFVAPLKTCQGVFILGGKTQRITDAYHTTKVHKELKALLNRDGIIAGVSAGSGVQASYFYEHHLQTGFDFLEGVIIMNHFLARNKQFNHIQEIKENTQRIAIGIDNGTGILVQKNVFEVVGNSYVAMFDGSYYDSMNDTITRLPANSERFYLLKNGDRYNLEKRSIETNSGITPIELSDEELQKYTGIFKATNKDFSIKFLIENNTLKVKNSWGWNVYPIYPLKKDTFFATNRTMWFQFVREKGKIVAVKKIKSILQDNVIVTLERQK; this comes from the coding sequence ATGAAAAAAACTGTTTTCATCTTCATACTGCTTTTTATAAGTATCGCACAAGCTCAGAAAACAGCAATCATTCCTGCCAAAGGTCCAGAAAAAGGAACACTATTTTTAATTGGTGGCGGAATTTCAGAAACGCAAGCGCGTTTATTTGAAAAGTTTGCAGGTGGAAAAGATGCCCCAATTGTCATCATTCCCACAGCAATGTCCGATAACGAAATAGCTAAAAATCCTGATTTTAGTCGTATCAAAAAAAGGTTTCAAAAATTAGGAATTACGAATATCAGCATACTACATACACGAAATACAAAAGAAGCCAATAGCGATGCTTTTGTCGCACCATTAAAAACCTGTCAAGGTGTTTTTATCCTTGGCGGAAAAACCCAAAGAATCACAGATGCATATCATACTACAAAAGTCCACAAAGAACTCAAAGCACTACTGAATCGTGATGGAATTATCGCAGGAGTTTCCGCAGGTTCAGGCGTACAAGCTTCCTACTTTTACGAACACCACTTACAAACTGGATTTGATTTTTTGGAAGGTGTCATCATCATGAATCACTTTTTAGCGAGAAACAAACAATTCAACCACATTCAAGAAATTAAAGAAAATACACAACGCATTGCTATTGGAATTGACAATGGCACAGGAATCTTGGTGCAAAAAAACGTCTTTGAAGTTGTGGGCAATAGTTATGTTGCCATGTTTGATGGTTCATATTACGACAGCATGAATGATACGATTACCAGACTTCCCGCAAATTCAGAACGGTTTTATCTGCTGAAAAATGGCGATCGATACAATCTTGAAAAAAGAAGCATCGAAACCAATTCGGGAATAACGCCAATTGAACTTTCAGACGAAGAACTCCAAAAATATACAGGAATCTTTAAAGCTACCAACAAAGATTTTAGTATTAAATTTCTCATAGAAAATAATACACTCAAAGTAAAAAATAGTTGGGGTTGGAACGTCTATCCAATCTATCCACTAAAAAAAGACACATTCTTTGCGACCAACCGAACGATGTGGTTTCAATTTGTACGTGAAAAAGGGAAGATCGTTGCTGTCAAAAAAATAAAATCTATCCTACAAGACAACGTGATTGTCACGCTAGAACGACAAAAATAG